One stretch of Desulfomonile tiedjei DNA includes these proteins:
- a CDS encoding MFS transporter yields MNSAERKILIVTNFGHFLTHYNMLVFPALVLPLTGILNLNMAQVLELSFWQYLLFGLTALPWGVAADRIGGRSLMMLMFVGAGISGLGAAYWIESPWMLSLSLAGVGLFSGIYHPIGMGLISKGVQNLSLAMGYNAMFGGLGLVAAPLATGLLNWIWGPNAAFLALAAMNLLGIGMMMLCPMVEAQGHETKADQGNGMIGAFLILLVAMMLGGVAYTGSSVIITAFLELKSPKVVEAVSSIFGQGDWRNLLATLTTSFVFTVGAMGQYVGGRLGHRFDPRFSYLAFHVVCLPAALLVAASQNAALVAFSAVYFFCLLGSQPPENTLVARLTPRRLHHSAYGLKFILTFGVGSLAVKMMARIDSLWGISATFVALGLVSVGLVSSILVLIWWTNHSAVVVVEGERQPT; encoded by the coding sequence TTGAACTCTGCCGAGCGTAAAATCCTGATAGTCACCAACTTTGGCCATTTCTTGACGCATTACAATATGCTGGTGTTTCCCGCGCTGGTGTTGCCGCTAACAGGGATTCTCAATCTCAATATGGCGCAGGTTTTGGAGTTATCTTTCTGGCAGTACCTCCTTTTCGGACTGACGGCCCTCCCCTGGGGAGTGGCAGCGGACCGCATCGGAGGACGCTCCCTGATGATGCTCATGTTCGTGGGAGCCGGGATTAGTGGGCTTGGGGCCGCCTACTGGATCGAGTCTCCGTGGATGCTGTCCTTGTCGTTGGCTGGTGTCGGACTGTTTTCCGGAATATATCATCCCATAGGAATGGGTCTGATATCCAAGGGAGTGCAGAACCTCAGCTTGGCAATGGGTTACAATGCCATGTTCGGCGGGTTGGGGTTAGTGGCTGCTCCACTGGCCACAGGTCTGTTAAACTGGATCTGGGGTCCCAATGCTGCATTTCTGGCACTGGCTGCGATGAATCTCCTTGGTATCGGAATGATGATGCTCTGCCCCATGGTCGAGGCTCAGGGGCATGAGACTAAGGCTGACCAAGGAAACGGAATGATAGGGGCCTTCCTGATTCTTCTTGTTGCCATGATGCTTGGCGGGGTAGCTTATACGGGGTCCTCCGTAATAATCACAGCTTTTCTCGAACTGAAGAGTCCGAAAGTTGTGGAAGCGGTTTCCAGTATATTCGGGCAAGGGGATTGGCGGAATCTTTTGGCCACATTGACCACCAGCTTCGTTTTTACCGTCGGCGCGATGGGGCAGTACGTAGGGGGACGCCTGGGCCACCGGTTTGATCCAAGGTTTTCGTATCTGGCTTTCCACGTGGTATGCTTGCCCGCGGCCCTTCTCGTCGCCGCGTCACAGAATGCGGCTTTGGTGGCCTTTTCCGCAGTTTATTTCTTCTGCCTCCTGGGTAGTCAACCGCCCGAAAATACGCTGGTAGCACGGCTTACTCCGCGGCGGCTGCATCATTCAGCCTACGGCCTGAAGTTTATTCTCACCTTCGGGGTAGGTTCTCTGGCAGTGAAAATGATGGCCCGAATAGACTCCCTTTGGGGAATCAGCGCAACTTTTGTGGCTCTGGGCTTAGTATCGGTGGGGCTTGTGTCCAGCATTCTCGTCCTCATATGGTGGACGAATCATTCGGCCGTCGTAGTCGTAGAGGGAGAGCGGCAACCGACGTGA